The following proteins are co-located in the Bordetella bronchialis genome:
- a CDS encoding DUF669 domain-containing protein — MASLQFDATTVAPQQSFSPIPAGVYPAQIVDSDLKPLKSGKGMGLSLTFEVLDGEYKGRKVFGNLNVQHENAQAQEIAQAQLSALCHATGVIKLQDSSQLHNKPIRMRVKVRTQEGYDPRNEVTGFEALAGNATPAAVPGAVIAAQQTPARTAPWKRA; from the coding sequence ATGGCATCCCTTCAATTCGACGCGACCACGGTCGCCCCTCAACAGTCCTTCTCCCCTATCCCGGCCGGCGTCTATCCGGCACAGATCGTCGACAGCGACCTGAAACCCCTGAAGTCCGGCAAGGGCATGGGCTTGTCGCTCACCTTCGAAGTGCTGGATGGCGAATACAAGGGTCGCAAGGTCTTCGGCAATCTGAATGTGCAGCACGAGAACGCGCAGGCGCAGGAAATCGCCCAGGCGCAGCTGTCCGCGCTGTGCCACGCCACCGGCGTCATCAAGCTGCAGGACTCCAGCCAGCTGCACAACAAGCCGATCCGCATGCGGGTCAAGGTGCGTACGCAGGAAGGTTACGACCCTCGGAACGAGGTGACGGGCTTCGAAGCGCTGGCCGGCAACGCCACCCCGGCCGCCGTACCGGGCGCCGTCATCGCCGCCCAGCAAACGCCAGCCCGTACCGCCCCCTGGAAGCGGGCGTAA
- a CDS encoding ATP-binding protein has product MAINLSSLKRVANDRPPIICVHGGPGIGKTTFAASADNCVFIRTEDGLGNLEATAFPIATSFGEVMEAIGALAAEEHDFRWLVLDSLSALEPLIWDAVAKDEGKKSVEDLGYGKGYVMALDRWREMLDALAYLAAEKKVGSILIAHSDIVRHEPPEMAAYDRTQIKLHKRAFQLVYERADIIGYAAPEVFLSKDGDPKSLKGARNIATGSGQRWLHLIEKPAFIAKNRYQMPEKLPLSWPEFHAELMARATGRAPAGQTESTEPAAQAA; this is encoded by the coding sequence ATGGCCATCAACCTATCGTCGCTCAAGCGCGTCGCGAACGACCGCCCGCCCATCATTTGCGTCCATGGCGGTCCTGGCATCGGCAAGACGACTTTCGCCGCTTCGGCGGATAACTGTGTCTTCATCCGGACCGAGGATGGACTGGGCAACCTGGAGGCCACCGCCTTCCCGATCGCAACCAGCTTCGGTGAGGTCATGGAGGCCATCGGCGCCCTGGCCGCGGAGGAACACGACTTCCGCTGGCTCGTGCTGGACTCCCTGTCCGCGCTGGAGCCATTGATCTGGGACGCCGTCGCCAAGGACGAAGGCAAGAAAAGCGTGGAGGACCTAGGCTATGGCAAAGGCTACGTCATGGCCCTGGACCGCTGGCGCGAGATGCTGGACGCCCTGGCCTACCTGGCGGCCGAAAAGAAGGTCGGCTCCATCCTGATCGCCCACAGCGACATCGTGCGTCACGAGCCGCCGGAGATGGCCGCTTACGACCGCACGCAGATCAAGCTGCACAAACGCGCGTTCCAATTGGTGTACGAACGCGCCGACATCATCGGGTACGCGGCGCCCGAAGTGTTCCTGAGCAAAGACGGCGATCCGAAGTCATTGAAGGGCGCCCGCAACATCGCCACCGGCAGCGGGCAGCGCTGGCTGCATCTGATCGAAAAGCCGGCCTTCATCGCCAAGAACCGCTACCAGATGCCTGAGAAGCTGCCGCTGTCCTGGCCGGAGTTCCATGCCGAGCTGATGGCGCGCGCGACGGGCCGAGCGCCCGCCGGCCAGACCGAATCCACCGAACCCGCGGCGCAAGCCGCCTAA
- a CDS encoding DUF7173 family protein produces MTTAELARAWLTAKAEEAKAAANRQSIEAQIINVLGAKQEGSQTHDVEGFKVTITGKLSYKADVPQLIALCDKVPENLRPLKTETKLDETGAKYLRANEPGTWALIAPAITVTPAKTALSIKEA; encoded by the coding sequence ATGACCACCGCTGAACTCGCACGTGCCTGGCTCACCGCCAAGGCCGAAGAAGCCAAAGCTGCCGCGAATCGCCAGAGCATCGAGGCCCAGATCATCAACGTCCTCGGCGCCAAGCAGGAAGGCAGCCAGACCCATGACGTGGAAGGCTTCAAGGTCACCATCACCGGGAAGCTTTCCTACAAAGCCGACGTGCCCCAGCTGATCGCGCTGTGCGACAAGGTCCCCGAGAACCTGCGCCCGCTCAAGACCGAAACGAAGCTGGACGAAACCGGCGCGAAGTATCTCCGGGCCAACGAGCCTGGCACCTGGGCGTTGATCGCCCCCGCCATCACTGTCACCCCGGCGAAAACCGCCCTCTCCATCAAGGAAGCCTGA
- a CDS encoding Arc family DNA-binding protein: MNEEDRFVRITLRMPKDLHVKLSHSADATSKSMNAEIIARLEGSFSAALGASDEIVALLARLQHELAEAKYREHLHVVERSELVRDVQDFVWGAENEDLTDRLEDIHGFETMRKLAEGDVYAQSYLEELARDRETELSRTKNAMEEALSRLRNQELRFGAIGKGDERPAKK, from the coding sequence ATGAATGAAGAAGACCGATTCGTGCGTATTACGTTGCGCATGCCCAAAGACCTGCACGTGAAGTTGAGCCATAGCGCGGACGCAACCAGCAAATCTATGAACGCTGAAATCATCGCGCGACTGGAGGGATCCTTTTCCGCTGCATTGGGTGCGTCGGACGAGATAGTCGCTCTTCTCGCCCGCCTGCAGCACGAGCTCGCTGAAGCGAAGTATCGCGAGCACCTGCACGTAGTGGAAAGATCGGAATTGGTGCGCGATGTGCAGGACTTCGTCTGGGGGGCTGAGAACGAGGACCTTACAGACAGGCTAGAAGACATCCACGGGTTCGAGACCATGCGGAAGCTAGCAGAGGGCGATGTGTACGCTCAGAGTTATCTCGAAGAGCTGGCTAGAGACCGCGAAACAGAGCTATCCAGGACCAAGAATGCAATGGAGGAGGCGCTTAGCCGTTTGCGGAATCAGGAACTTCGATTCGGTGCGATCGGGAAGGGCGACGAAAGGCCTGCGAAAAAGTGA
- a CDS encoding DUF1828 domain-containing protein, with protein sequence MICDQLQSLLGFDCHPLNEAGSVAVISTPFTFDDGDGVPVFVETVPGHVRFFDDGEVLMHLLGRGLGLDGPRKTRFLKTIAAAHGAILNDFGEVEVWGTPGQASTAFAKYMATMLEIVGWEREQRGTSTDATLLVEEVAMYLRAWKKDSVISETPEYMGISGHTYRLDFQVDDQGVVAISPHPLSVSTAIKKLLDIVSAPVNEGVRLQVVLDDRKQPDEAKSEAAVLNAVADVLMMSRLEALAGAVVSTN encoded by the coding sequence ATGATCTGCGACCAGCTTCAAAGCCTACTCGGATTCGACTGTCACCCGCTCAATGAAGCGGGCAGCGTTGCTGTGATATCGACGCCCTTCACATTCGATGATGGAGACGGGGTACCGGTCTTTGTCGAGACCGTACCAGGGCATGTCCGGTTCTTCGACGATGGTGAAGTGCTGATGCATCTCCTCGGCAGAGGCTTGGGCCTCGATGGGCCCAGGAAGACCAGGTTCCTCAAAACGATAGCGGCAGCCCATGGTGCCATCCTCAATGACTTTGGCGAAGTTGAGGTTTGGGGAACGCCAGGTCAGGCGTCCACAGCATTCGCGAAGTACATGGCAACGATGCTGGAAATCGTCGGCTGGGAAAGAGAACAACGGGGCACCAGCACAGATGCCACACTGCTTGTGGAAGAGGTGGCAATGTACTTGAGGGCCTGGAAGAAGGACTCAGTCATCAGTGAGACACCCGAGTACATGGGGATTTCCGGCCACACGTATAGGCTGGACTTTCAAGTGGACGATCAAGGTGTAGTAGCAATTTCCCCGCACCCACTTTCGGTGAGTACCGCGATCAAAAAGCTTCTTGATATCGTCAGTGCGCCAGTCAATGAAGGCGTGCGACTACAAGTAGTGCTCGACGACCGGAAGCAGCCTGATGAGGCCAAGAGCGAAGCTGCGGTACTGAACGCGGTGGCAGACGTCCTCATGATGAGCAGGCTGGAGGCCTTGGCCGGGGCTGTGGTCAGCACCAACTGA
- a CDS encoding helix-turn-helix domain-containing protein translates to MDARALLKALMDKTGDTQNSLAQKTKVPQPTIHRFLSGTAKEPRLSTFEPIAKYFGIPVEAFVSDKARADVVAMLHHQKMAKTPATIGKTMKMLRMVRGLSVGDLARAAGVDAEVISAMETGDAGGDDNLLAVANAFGIHITDLVHEAITTLDGAKQLLDRADRRAYAPSAPLVVREDHVEYGAQPEYVGRFQATKTLPVVGIAQLGENGYYEQLEYPVGHGDGYLLHASRDPEAYVLQVRGDSMKPAIRNGWYVVVEPNGTPEPGEYVVVQLVDGRKMVKELLFQHARTGDVEVMSVNGEARISIPGSSVVSIQPVAAVMPPSKVINS, encoded by the coding sequence ATGGATGCTCGCGCCCTTCTCAAAGCGCTGATGGACAAGACCGGGGACACGCAGAACTCCCTGGCTCAGAAAACCAAGGTTCCACAGCCAACTATTCACCGGTTCCTATCTGGCACAGCCAAGGAACCGCGGCTCAGCACGTTCGAGCCGATCGCCAAATACTTCGGGATCCCGGTGGAAGCCTTCGTCAGCGACAAGGCGCGGGCCGATGTTGTGGCGATGTTGCATCATCAAAAAATGGCAAAGACGCCGGCCACTATCGGAAAGACGATGAAGATGCTTCGGATGGTGCGAGGCTTGTCCGTGGGGGATCTGGCGAGAGCGGCCGGCGTCGACGCGGAAGTGATCTCGGCCATGGAGACCGGCGACGCCGGCGGCGACGATAACCTACTCGCTGTCGCCAACGCATTCGGCATCCACATTACCGACTTGGTCCACGAGGCGATCACTACCTTGGATGGCGCAAAGCAGCTTCTCGATCGAGCCGACCGGCGAGCGTATGCACCAAGCGCCCCGCTAGTAGTGCGTGAAGACCATGTGGAGTACGGCGCGCAACCCGAATACGTCGGTCGCTTCCAAGCGACAAAGACACTTCCAGTGGTGGGGATAGCTCAGTTGGGCGAGAACGGATACTACGAGCAGCTCGAATACCCGGTGGGCCACGGCGACGGCTACCTGCTGCACGCCTCTAGAGATCCTGAAGCCTATGTGCTGCAGGTCCGCGGCGACAGTATGAAGCCAGCCATTCGCAATGGCTGGTACGTAGTGGTCGAACCCAACGGCACGCCCGAGCCAGGCGAGTATGTGGTGGTGCAGCTCGTCGATGGACGCAAGATGGTCAAAGAGCTGCTGTTCCAGCATGCCAGGACTGGCGACGTCGAGGTGATGTCTGTGAACGGAGAGGCTCGCATCAGCATCCCGGGATCGTCGGTGGTCAGCATTCAGCCCGTGGCGGCAGTGATGCCGCCGAGTAAGGTGATCAATTCCTAA
- a CDS encoding helix-turn-helix domain-containing protein, translating into MEIARRTGIPQPRISRWEGGEAPAGANDALKLAELARQVTASQPQVV; encoded by the coding sequence ATGGAGATTGCCCGACGAACCGGGATTCCCCAGCCGCGTATCTCGCGGTGGGAAGGCGGGGAGGCGCCAGCCGGCGCGAATGACGCCCTGAAGCTGGCGGAACTTGCCCGTCAGGTGACTGCGAGCCAGCCTCAAGTTGTCTAG
- a CDS encoding phage regulatory CII family protein, whose product MNTTDAAYATVHDYPGGSESLGPRVGVSPAVLRNKVNPQNDTHRLAWDEAVRISVVTGDARMLDAFAAELGRVTVPIPAAGVSDMDVLADTCSLVTQVGQYMQTIHTALSDGKVDQKEIRAIRQQALEAMSKVATLVACLEGMAE is encoded by the coding sequence ATGAACACTACCGACGCCGCCTACGCCACCGTCCACGATTACCCGGGCGGCAGCGAGTCGCTGGGCCCGCGCGTGGGCGTCTCGCCGGCCGTGTTGCGAAACAAGGTCAATCCCCAGAACGATACGCACCGGTTGGCATGGGACGAGGCCGTGCGCATTTCTGTCGTGACGGGCGACGCGCGCATGCTGGACGCGTTTGCCGCGGAACTTGGCCGAGTCACCGTGCCGATTCCCGCGGCCGGCGTCTCGGACATGGACGTGCTGGCGGATACCTGCTCGTTGGTGACCCAGGTCGGCCAGTACATGCAGACGATCCATACGGCGCTCTCGGACGGCAAGGTCGACCAAAAGGAGATCAGGGCCATCCGCCAGCAGGCGCTGGAGGCGATGTCGAAGGTAGCGACGCTGGTCGCTTGCCTGGAGGGCATGGCCGAATGA
- a CDS encoding bifunctional DNA primase/polymerase: MAAIIPLQQAQTTALDYALAYAGLGWHVFPAFGIKDGACSCGNAHCKNPGKHPIGWLARKGQDDATTDPDRIRGWWTAAPEANVAIMLKPSGLVAIDIDPRNGGWDSIDDLEAKHGGLVSDVLQLTGGGGEHRIFRLDPDEGLALPGKLGAGVDVKRNGYIIAEPSTHISGRTYQWEASSNPLDGVMPPPLPDWLRGTFGGAAAPQTLPPAEPRALTEQDRADLQSALQAIPSDDREDWVQVGMALHSTAAGGEAFMLWDAWSRTCPEKYDARDCTRVWASFRNKGLAGVSKATIFAMAQARGWVNARVTAPVPAAQVVIATPTPTTDAPANLLHPPGILGDMARWVDATSRKPQPQFAVQAAIAFCCTVMGRRFVTTQRNWPSLYLLNIGKSASGKEHAKWAVEKALDQCGLSRLIGPASYTSDSGLLSALLHQPSHFTVIDEFGKVLESASVKHNNRAQSTLRALMEVWGRCDGAMRPQGYSTFGMSASEAAKLAERTVRNPALTLLAMTTPESFFDTIGSAAARDGFLNRFLTVESDIGRQPSRSPEFTDLPRSIIEWAAEVRAMPGTQLVSPDTNASLEPIAQVVGITAAAQRLFDAFETECLADMDAYEDAGMAEMFGRTREIAMRLALVVAVGCRAPTVSDDHARWAIDYARHFARRTAERLRTCVADSEFDALKKQVYALILAAGEQGLTVRELARKSRRFSQVDRRGQENVLSSLQFLGDIAFVEMASMAGRKRQAYVAVNVEADSMSPGDSP, translated from the coding sequence ATGGCCGCGATCATTCCGCTGCAGCAGGCGCAGACCACCGCGCTGGATTACGCGCTCGCCTATGCCGGCCTGGGTTGGCATGTCTTTCCAGCTTTCGGTATCAAAGACGGCGCCTGCAGCTGCGGCAATGCCCACTGCAAGAATCCGGGCAAGCACCCGATAGGGTGGCTAGCGCGCAAGGGCCAGGACGATGCCACGACCGACCCCGACAGGATCCGCGGCTGGTGGACCGCGGCGCCGGAAGCCAACGTCGCGATCATGTTGAAGCCCTCCGGCCTGGTCGCAATCGACATCGACCCGCGCAACGGCGGCTGGGACTCGATCGATGACCTGGAAGCCAAGCACGGCGGCCTGGTGTCGGACGTGCTGCAGCTGACCGGTGGGGGAGGCGAGCATCGCATCTTCCGCCTGGATCCGGACGAAGGACTGGCGCTACCCGGAAAGCTTGGCGCCGGCGTGGATGTGAAGAGGAACGGCTACATCATCGCCGAGCCGTCCACGCACATCTCCGGCCGCACGTACCAATGGGAGGCTTCCAGCAACCCGCTGGACGGCGTCATGCCGCCGCCGCTGCCCGACTGGCTGCGGGGCACGTTCGGCGGCGCCGCGGCTCCCCAGACGCTGCCGCCCGCCGAACCGCGCGCCCTGACCGAACAGGACCGCGCCGACCTCCAATCGGCCCTCCAGGCCATCCCCAGCGACGACCGTGAGGACTGGGTCCAGGTCGGCATGGCGCTGCACTCCACCGCGGCCGGCGGCGAAGCATTTATGCTGTGGGACGCCTGGAGTCGAACCTGCCCGGAAAAGTACGACGCCCGCGACTGCACCCGCGTGTGGGCGTCTTTCCGAAACAAGGGGTTGGCTGGCGTTTCGAAAGCGACCATCTTCGCTATGGCGCAGGCCCGCGGCTGGGTTAACGCCCGGGTAACGGCTCCGGTGCCGGCCGCCCAGGTGGTCATCGCCACGCCGACCCCTACCACCGACGCACCGGCGAACCTGCTGCATCCGCCCGGAATCCTGGGCGACATGGCGCGCTGGGTCGATGCGACATCGCGCAAGCCGCAACCCCAGTTCGCCGTCCAGGCGGCCATAGCGTTCTGCTGCACCGTCATGGGCCGGCGCTTTGTCACGACCCAGCGCAACTGGCCGAGTCTGTACCTGTTGAACATCGGCAAGTCCGCCAGCGGCAAGGAACACGCTAAGTGGGCGGTAGAGAAGGCGCTGGACCAATGCGGGCTTAGTCGCCTCATCGGCCCGGCGTCCTACACGAGCGATTCGGGCCTCCTATCTGCGCTGCTGCACCAGCCGTCCCACTTTACCGTCATCGACGAATTCGGCAAGGTGCTGGAGTCCGCCAGCGTCAAGCACAACAACCGCGCCCAGTCGACCTTGCGCGCGCTCATGGAAGTCTGGGGCCGGTGCGATGGCGCCATGCGCCCGCAGGGCTATTCCACCTTCGGCATGTCCGCCTCTGAAGCTGCCAAGCTTGCCGAGCGCACGGTGCGCAACCCGGCGTTGACGCTGTTGGCCATGACGACGCCCGAAAGCTTCTTCGACACCATCGGGTCGGCCGCGGCGCGCGATGGCTTCCTGAACCGGTTTCTGACGGTCGAAAGCGACATCGGCCGCCAGCCCTCGCGCTCGCCCGAATTTACGGACCTGCCGCGTTCAATCATCGAATGGGCGGCGGAGGTCAGGGCCATGCCGGGCACCCAGCTGGTGAGCCCTGACACCAACGCAAGCCTGGAGCCCATCGCCCAGGTCGTAGGGATCACAGCGGCGGCCCAGCGCCTTTTCGACGCCTTCGAAACAGAGTGCCTGGCCGACATGGACGCGTACGAGGACGCCGGCATGGCCGAGATGTTCGGCCGCACCCGCGAGATTGCCATGCGCCTGGCGCTGGTGGTGGCCGTCGGCTGCCGGGCGCCAACTGTGAGCGACGACCATGCGCGGTGGGCAATCGACTATGCCCGCCATTTCGCCCGCCGCACCGCCGAGCGCTTACGTACCTGCGTGGCCGATAGCGAGTTCGATGCGCTGAAGAAACAGGTCTATGCGTTGATCCTGGCCGCGGGCGAGCAGGGCCTTACCGTGCGCGAACTCGCGCGCAAGAGCCGGCGCTTCAGCCAGGTAGACCGGCGAGGGCAGGAAAACGTGCTGTCGAGCCTGCAGTTCCTGGGCGACATCGCCTTCGTCGAGATGGCGAGCATGGCCGGGCGTAAGCGCCAGGCCTACGTCGCCGTCAACGTCGAGGCCGACAGTATGTCCCCCGGGGATTCACCGTGA
- a CDS encoding VRR-NUC domain-containing protein produces the protein MAVKNNGLDPEAAEQVALMQWSLRNRQQIPALGLLFHVPNGGHRHPTQGALMKLLGVKRGVPDLCLPVPAAGHHGLWIEMKPLAGGVVSEDQKRWHASLIANGYRVEVCRGFLAAKAAILVYLGIPEPTESLDPMAGAS, from the coding sequence GTGGCAGTGAAGAACAATGGGCTTGATCCCGAGGCCGCCGAGCAGGTGGCGCTGATGCAATGGAGCCTGCGCAACCGCCAGCAGATCCCCGCGCTGGGCCTGCTGTTCCATGTGCCCAATGGTGGGCATCGGCATCCCACGCAAGGCGCGCTGATGAAGCTCCTGGGCGTGAAGCGTGGAGTGCCGGATCTCTGTCTTCCTGTTCCGGCTGCCGGCCACCATGGCCTCTGGATCGAGATGAAGCCGCTGGCTGGCGGGGTGGTGAGCGAGGATCAGAAGCGCTGGCACGCGAGCCTTATCGCCAACGGGTACCGCGTGGAGGTCTGCCGCGGCTTCCTGGCGGCCAAGGCGGCGATTCTGGTCTATCTGGGTATCCCAGAGCCTACCGAGTCCTTGGACCCCATGGCGGGCGCGTCATGA
- a CDS encoding HNH endonuclease signature motif containing protein, with product MSLRTISPKLMTIGGRRAVAPTPSEQRMAGRQLQARRLRLWQANPYCVCCGQLVSLDGRSAAGFEVDHVVRLDQGGPDTDDNCQVLCAWRDEQGRKQGCHAAKTASERRPGGPARR from the coding sequence ATGTCATTGCGTACCATAAGCCCCAAGCTCATGACGATAGGCGGACGTCGAGCCGTCGCCCCCACACCCAGTGAACAGCGCATGGCAGGCCGCCAGCTGCAGGCCCGGCGCCTGCGGCTATGGCAGGCCAATCCCTACTGCGTCTGCTGCGGGCAGCTGGTGTCGCTGGATGGCCGGTCGGCTGCCGGCTTCGAGGTCGACCATGTGGTGCGCCTGGATCAGGGCGGGCCGGACACGGACGATAACTGCCAGGTGCTGTGTGCCTGGCGGGACGAGCAGGGCAGGAAGCAGGGCTGCCACGCGGCGAAGACGGCCAGCGAGCGGCGGCCAGGCGGGCCGGCCAGGCGGTGA
- a CDS encoding terminase large subunit produces MEWSTACPDWAERLRAGRSIIPPPIFPDQADAALAIFKQLRVVDLPGKPTFGECSEEWVFDFVRAIFGAYDAETGNQLIREFFLLISKKNTKSTIAAGIMLTAVLLCWREEEEHLILAPTKEVADNSFKPAAGMVRADEELSEIFHVQDHYRTITHRVTRASLKVVAADTDTVSGKKSGRILVDEHWVFGKRANAAAMFMEATGGQVSRNEGWVIYLSTQSDDPPAGVFKEKLDYYRDVRDGKIHDPKSLGVLYEFPEDMVASKAYLDPENFHITNPNLGRSVSREWLEDQLRKNQAKQDGSFQQFLAKHLNVEIGLNLRSDRWAGADHWEAQGDRALTLDALLERSEVVTIGVDGGGLDDLLGLAVVGRERETGRWLHWGRAWAHPSVLQRRMEIAPRLRDFERDGDLVLVHQIGEDVDELGAIAERIVETGLLPEKNAVGADPSGVNFEEALALAGVTESMLVGVSQGWRLGGTIKTVERKLAEGTFDHGGRPMMAWCVSNARIEPRANSILITKQASGTAKIDPLMALLNAAHLMALNPEAVGSSVYETRGIRFI; encoded by the coding sequence ATGGAGTGGTCTACCGCCTGCCCGGACTGGGCGGAACGGCTTCGCGCGGGCCGGTCGATCATCCCGCCGCCAATCTTCCCGGACCAGGCGGACGCCGCGCTGGCGATCTTCAAGCAGTTGCGCGTGGTCGACCTGCCTGGCAAGCCGACATTCGGCGAATGCAGTGAAGAATGGGTGTTCGACTTCGTGCGCGCGATCTTCGGCGCCTACGATGCCGAGACGGGCAACCAGCTGATACGGGAATTCTTCCTGCTGATTAGCAAGAAGAACACCAAGTCCACCATCGCGGCCGGCATCATGCTGACCGCGGTGCTGCTCTGTTGGCGCGAGGAGGAAGAACATCTGATCTTGGCGCCGACAAAGGAAGTGGCGGACAACAGCTTCAAGCCGGCGGCCGGCATGGTGCGGGCCGATGAGGAACTGAGCGAGATCTTTCACGTCCAGGACCACTACCGGACGATCACGCACCGGGTGACCCGGGCCAGCCTTAAGGTTGTGGCGGCCGATACGGACACCGTCTCTGGCAAGAAGTCAGGCCGGATCCTGGTGGACGAGCACTGGGTGTTTGGCAAGCGGGCGAACGCTGCAGCGATGTTCATGGAGGCCACCGGCGGCCAGGTGTCGCGCAATGAGGGATGGGTGATCTACCTGTCCACGCAGAGCGACGACCCGCCGGCGGGCGTCTTCAAGGAGAAGCTGGACTACTACCGCGACGTCCGGGACGGCAAGATCCACGATCCCAAGTCCCTGGGCGTGCTGTACGAATTCCCGGAAGACATGGTGGCGTCCAAAGCCTACTTGGACCCGGAGAACTTTCACATCACCAATCCGAACCTGGGGCGGTCAGTCAGCCGGGAGTGGCTGGAAGACCAGTTGCGCAAGAACCAGGCGAAGCAGGACGGGTCGTTTCAGCAGTTCCTCGCCAAGCACTTGAACGTCGAGATCGGCCTGAACCTGCGTTCCGACCGGTGGGCCGGCGCCGATCACTGGGAAGCGCAGGGCGACCGGGCGCTGACGCTGGATGCGCTGCTGGAACGGTCCGAAGTGGTGACGATCGGCGTCGACGGCGGCGGCCTGGACGATCTGTTGGGGCTGGCGGTCGTCGGCCGTGAGCGGGAAACCGGCCGCTGGCTACATTGGGGCCGGGCGTGGGCGCATCCGTCGGTGCTGCAGCGTCGAATGGAAATCGCGCCGCGGCTGCGTGACTTCGAACGCGACGGCGACCTGGTTCTGGTGCATCAGATCGGCGAGGACGTCGACGAGTTGGGTGCGATCGCCGAGCGTATCGTCGAAACTGGCCTGTTGCCGGAGAAAAATGCGGTCGGCGCCGACCCCAGCGGGGTCAATTTCGAGGAAGCGCTGGCCTTGGCCGGCGTCACGGAATCGATGCTTGTAGGCGTCTCGCAAGGCTGGCGCCTGGGCGGTACGATCAAGACGGTGGAGCGCAAGCTCGCCGAGGGCACTTTTGACCACGGTGGCCGGCCGATGATGGCCTGGTGCGTGAGCAACGCCCGTATCGAGCCGCGTGCGAACTCTATCTTGATCACGAAACAAGCCAGCGGGACGGCCAAGATCGACCCGCTGATGGCACTTTTGAACGCGGCGCACTTGATGGCGCTGAATCCGGAGGCGGTCGGCAGCTCGGTATACGAGACGCGCGGTATCCGCTTCATCTAA
- a CDS encoding phage portal protein — MGFFDRFRRASAPEAEVRPSVLAQQAAGQSFRGLDDPALLEYIRSGDYGRRMHELRNMAALRCVSLISTSIGMLPLNLLHNDDSKALAKEHPGYRLLKLKPNGWQTPFEFKSQMQLHALAEGNAYARVIWSAGRPIAMIPLERGTVVPALSSAWKMQYQYTRPDGGTITLGSRDVFHLRDLSMDGVEGISRMRLARDAIQLAQDAERAAGRVFRTGNMAGGAVEVPKALSDQAYSRMRNSLDEEYAGAENAQRWMLLEEGAKANKFTTTAAEAQHIENRNAQIEEVARAFGVPRPLLMMDDTSWGSGIEQLGIFFVQYGLQYWFTAWEQAVMRVLLDESELDNLTAKFNERALLRGTLKDQADFFAKALGAGGQAPWHTQNEVRELQDYPRSNDPEADKLRNPMTQKGPTNEPAATARNQG; from the coding sequence ATGGGATTTTTTGACCGATTCCGGCGAGCAAGCGCGCCGGAGGCCGAGGTGCGCCCGTCGGTTCTGGCACAGCAGGCGGCCGGCCAATCCTTCAGGGGTCTGGACGATCCGGCGTTGCTGGAATACATCCGAAGCGGCGACTACGGGCGGCGCATGCACGAGCTGCGCAACATGGCGGCGCTCCGGTGTGTCTCCTTGATCTCGACGTCGATTGGCATGCTGCCGTTGAACCTGCTGCACAACGACGATAGCAAGGCACTGGCCAAGGAACACCCAGGATACCGCCTCCTGAAGCTGAAGCCGAACGGCTGGCAGACGCCATTCGAATTCAAGTCGCAAATGCAGCTGCATGCGCTGGCTGAGGGCAACGCCTATGCGCGGGTGATTTGGTCGGCGGGCAGGCCCATAGCGATGATCCCGCTGGAGCGTGGAACGGTTGTGCCGGCTCTGTCCTCCGCCTGGAAGATGCAGTACCAGTACACCCGACCGGATGGCGGCACGATCACGCTCGGTTCGCGCGATGTCTTTCATCTCCGGGATCTGTCCATGGATGGCGTGGAAGGCATCTCCCGGATGCGGCTGGCGCGGGATGCCATACAGCTGGCCCAGGATGCAGAGCGGGCCGCCGGCCGTGTGTTTCGCACCGGGAACATGGCTGGCGGCGCGGTCGAAGTCCCCAAGGCGCTTTCCGATCAGGCGTACAGCCGCATGCGCAACTCTCTGGACGAGGAGTACGCCGGCGCGGAGAACGCCCAACGCTGGATGTTGCTGGAAGAGGGAGCCAAGGCGAACAAGTTCACCACCACGGCGGCGGAAGCTCAGCACATCGAGAACCGAAATGCCCAGATCGAGGAGGTCGCCCGGGCGTTTGGCGTGCCGCGGCCGCTCCTGATGATGGACGACACCAGTTGGGGCTCCGGGATAGAGCAGCTCGGCATCTTTTTCGTGCAGTACGGCCTGCAGTATTGGTTCACCGCCTGGGAGCAGGCGGTCATGCGGGTCCTTTTGGACGAGAGCGAACTGGACAACCTAACAGCGAAGTTCAACGAGCGCGCGCTTCTGCGCGGCACCCTGAAAGACCAGGCCGATTTCTTCGCTAAGGCGCTTGGCGCCGGCGGGCAGGCGCCCTGGCATACCCAAAACGAAGTGCGCGAGCTGCAGGACTATCCGCGGTCCAACGACCCAGAGGCCGACAAGCTGCGCAATCCCATGACCCAGAAAGGACCGACCAATGAGCCTGCTGCAACTGCCCGAAATCAGGGCTGA